In the Carboxydothermus hydrogenoformans Z-2901 genome, one interval contains:
- a CDS encoding electron transfer flavoprotein subunit beta/FixA family protein, translating into MKLVVLLKQTFDTEAKIVLKDGKIDDSGVTLIINPYDEFAVEEALRIKEKLGQGEVVVVSAGSDRAQEALRQALAMGADRAVLVKTDGLQLDEMVVAEVLAKVLQQMEYDLILAGWRAIDDSSAQVGVRVAEILGLPQINLVTKLEVGEGKITGHREIEGGTEVVEVPLPALVTAQRGLNEPRYPSMKGIMQAKKKELKVINAVDLGVNATPKVEIKEIFLPKGKQAGKIFTDEPAVAVAKLVKALREEAKVI; encoded by the coding sequence GTGAAACTGGTAGTCCTTTTAAAGCAAACCTTTGACACCGAAGCGAAGATAGTATTAAAGGACGGGAAAATTGACGACAGCGGGGTAACCTTAATCATTAACCCCTACGACGAATTTGCGGTAGAAGAAGCATTAAGGATCAAAGAAAAACTTGGGCAGGGGGAGGTAGTGGTAGTCTCGGCGGGCAGTGACCGAGCCCAGGAAGCATTACGGCAGGCCTTAGCCATGGGAGCCGACCGGGCGGTGCTGGTCAAAACCGACGGTTTGCAGTTAGATGAAATGGTGGTAGCCGAAGTACTGGCGAAAGTGCTGCAGCAAATGGAATACGACCTTATTTTAGCCGGCTGGCGGGCCATTGACGACAGTTCCGCCCAGGTAGGGGTACGGGTAGCCGAGATTTTAGGCTTACCCCAAATTAACCTTGTCACCAAATTAGAAGTAGGGGAAGGCAAGATTACCGGCCACCGGGAAATCGAAGGTGGTACCGAAGTGGTAGAAGTGCCTCTACCGGCCCTTGTTACCGCCCAGCGGGGGTTAAATGAGCCGCGGTATCCTTCCATGAAAGGCATCATGCAGGCCAAGAAAAAAGAGTTAAAGGTCATAAACGCTGTGGACCTCGGGGTAAATGCTACTCCTAAAGTAGAGATAAAAGAAATCTTTCTTCCCAAAGGCAAGCAAGCGGGGAAAATTTTCACCGATGAGCCGGCAGTAGCGGTAGCCAAGTTAGTTAAAGCCTTACGGGAAGAAGCCAAGGTAATATAG
- a CDS encoding short-chain-enoyl-CoA hydratase, with translation MEYKTILFEKKDQVGIITINRPQVLNALNSEVLEELDSLLDKIAEDESITVVILTGAGEKSFVAGADISQMRNFTPRQARYFAKLGQKVLSKLERIPQPVIAAVNGFALGGGCEIAMACDFRIASTKAKFGQPEVGLGVTAGFGGTQRLPRLVGKGMAAELLYTGEMIDAQEALRIGLVNRVVEPEELMPTALEIAQKIAAKAKLAVFYSKAALNEGLNMDLERALAYEAEMFALCFTTSDQKEGMDAFLNKRKPEFKGE, from the coding sequence ATGGAATACAAAACGATTTTGTTTGAAAAGAAAGACCAGGTCGGTATTATAACCATAAACCGACCCCAGGTATTAAATGCTTTAAATTCTGAAGTGTTAGAAGAGTTAGATTCTTTACTGGATAAAATAGCTGAGGATGAAAGCATTACGGTGGTAATTTTAACCGGTGCGGGAGAAAAGAGTTTTGTGGCGGGAGCCGACATTTCGCAAATGAGGAATTTTACTCCCCGGCAAGCCAGGTATTTTGCTAAGCTTGGGCAAAAGGTGTTATCAAAACTTGAAAGAATTCCTCAACCGGTTATCGCTGCGGTTAACGGGTTCGCCCTTGGTGGTGGCTGTGAAATAGCAATGGCCTGTGATTTCAGGATTGCTTCAACTAAAGCAAAATTTGGACAACCGGAAGTAGGATTAGGGGTTACTGCAGGCTTTGGCGGTACTCAGAGGTTGCCGCGATTGGTAGGAAAAGGTATGGCAGCCGAGCTCTTATATACCGGTGAGATGATAGATGCTCAGGAAGCCCTGAGAATAGGATTGGTTAACAGGGTAGTAGAACCGGAAGAACTGATGCCAACAGCTTTAGAAATTGCTCAGAAAATAGCAGCTAAAGCAAAACTTGCGGTATTTTATTCCAAGGCTGCCTTAAACGAAGGGTTAAACATGGATTTGGAACGGGCACTGGCGTATGAAGCGGAGATGTTTGCCCTCTGCTTTACGACCAGTGATCAAAAAGAAGGCATGGATGCCTTCTTAAATAAAAGAAAACCCGAATTTAAAGGAGAGTAA
- a CDS encoding acyl-CoA dehydrogenase — MDFQLSEEQQMFVDMVRKFAQREIAPIAEKTDREHRFPKETLDKLAELGLMGIPISEEYGGAGADYFSYILFIEEIAKVCASTAVILAVHIGLGCMSIYMFGTEEQKQKYLVPMAQGRMLGAYALTEPNSGSDAASLRLSAVDKGDHFVLNGSKIFITNGSYADVFITFARTDPATKGAEGITCLIVEKNTPGLTISKPVEKMGLNGSVTCELYFENAIVPKENVLGKIGEGFKVAMQLLDGGRIAIGAQGLGIAEGAFEYTLNYIKQREQFGRPIAANQGIQWMVADMATEIEAAKLLVYRAAWLKNNGLPHSKEAAMAKKYATDTAMRVTTDCVQLLGGYGYTKEYPVERYMRDAKITQIYEGTNQIQRIVIARHLLK; from the coding sequence ATGGATTTTCAGCTTTCGGAAGAACAGCAGATGTTTGTTGACATGGTGCGAAAATTTGCCCAAAGAGAAATTGCACCAATTGCGGAAAAGACCGACCGGGAGCATCGTTTTCCCAAGGAGACGTTAGATAAATTGGCGGAATTAGGTTTAATGGGAATTCCCATTTCCGAAGAGTACGGAGGAGCAGGAGCTGACTACTTTTCCTACATTTTGTTTATTGAAGAAATTGCCAAGGTTTGTGCCTCAACTGCGGTGATTTTAGCTGTACACATTGGGCTTGGCTGCATGAGTATCTATATGTTTGGTACCGAAGAACAGAAACAGAAATATTTAGTTCCAATGGCTCAGGGGAGAATGCTTGGAGCTTATGCTTTAACGGAGCCTAATTCCGGTTCCGATGCGGCCAGCTTGAGGCTTTCAGCGGTAGATAAAGGTGATCACTTTGTCTTAAATGGCAGTAAAATTTTCATCACCAATGGAAGCTATGCCGACGTTTTTATTACCTTTGCAAGAACTGACCCCGCTACCAAAGGGGCGGAAGGGATTACCTGTTTGATAGTTGAAAAAAATACACCGGGACTTACCATTTCTAAACCGGTAGAAAAAATGGGACTGAATGGTTCGGTTACCTGCGAGCTGTATTTTGAAAATGCCATAGTCCCAAAAGAAAATGTTCTGGGGAAAATTGGCGAGGGCTTTAAAGTTGCCATGCAACTTTTAGATGGCGGGCGGATTGCGATTGGAGCCCAGGGTTTAGGCATTGCGGAAGGCGCTTTTGAGTATACCCTTAACTACATTAAACAGCGGGAGCAATTTGGCCGGCCTATTGCCGCAAACCAGGGGATTCAGTGGATGGTGGCGGATATGGCAACGGAGATTGAAGCGGCGAAGTTATTAGTTTACCGGGCTGCCTGGCTGAAAAATAATGGGTTACCCCACAGCAAAGAAGCGGCGATGGCCAAAAAATATGCAACCGATACAGCAATGCGGGTAACTACCGATTGCGTACAACTGCTCGGCGGTTACGGTTATACCAAGGAGTATCCCGTAGAGCGCTACATGAGGGATGCCAAGATCACGCAGATTTACGAGGGGACCAATCAGATTCAGAGAATTGTAATTGCTCGCCACCTCTTAAAATAG
- a CDS encoding 3-hydroxybutyryl-CoA dehydrogenase produces MDIKKIMVVGAGQMGSGIAQVAAQAGFETVLHDLNLDIVNKGLETIKKSLAKFVEKGKITEAEKNEILGRIKPSDSLKNAADCDLVIEAVVEKMEVKAKIFAELDQIAPPHAILATNTSSLPITEIAATTKRPERVIGMHFMNPVPLMKLVEIIRGLQTSDEVYQVIEELSRKMDKVPVECKDVPGFVSNRVLQVMINEAIWCLYEGVASVEGIDTIMKLGMNHPMGPLALADLIGLDTVLAILEVLYNGYGDPKYRPCPLLRQYVKAGWLGRKTGRGFYNYS; encoded by the coding sequence ATGGATATTAAAAAAATTATGGTTGTTGGGGCCGGACAAATGGGCAGTGGGATAGCCCAGGTTGCAGCGCAAGCGGGTTTTGAAACGGTATTACATGATTTAAATCTTGATATTGTGAATAAAGGGTTAGAAACGATAAAAAAGAGCCTTGCTAAGTTTGTTGAAAAAGGGAAAATAACTGAAGCAGAAAAAAATGAAATTTTAGGAAGAATTAAGCCTTCCGATAGCTTAAAAAATGCTGCCGATTGTGATTTGGTAATTGAGGCGGTTGTGGAAAAAATGGAAGTTAAGGCTAAAATCTTTGCTGAACTGGATCAAATTGCCCCACCTCATGCGATTTTGGCTACCAACACCTCGTCTTTGCCGATTACCGAAATTGCGGCAACAACCAAGCGTCCTGAACGGGTTATCGGCATGCATTTTATGAATCCCGTACCATTGATGAAATTGGTGGAAATAATTCGCGGTTTGCAAACCTCCGATGAGGTTTATCAGGTAATTGAGGAACTTAGCCGCAAAATGGATAAAGTGCCGGTAGAATGTAAAGATGTTCCTGGTTTCGTGTCCAATAGAGTTTTGCAGGTAATGATTAATGAAGCTATTTGGTGCCTCTATGAAGGGGTAGCATCGGTAGAGGGAATCGATACCATTATGAAACTTGGTATGAATCATCCGATGGGTCCTCTGGCCCTGGCTGACTTAATTGGACTTGATACAGTTCTTGCTATTTTAGAAGTTCTATATAACGGTTATGGTGACCCCAAATACCGTCCTTGTCCGCTGTTGCGGCAATATGTTAAAGCGGGATGGCTCGGACGAAAAACCGGTAGAGGGTTTTATAACTATTCTTAA
- a CDS encoding acetyl-CoA C-acetyltransferase, with product MREVVIVSAARTPFGKFGGGLSALKAVDLGAIAIKAAVERSGVSPEEFDYVYMGQVLQGGAGQIPSRQAARKAGLPWEVPSVTVNKVCASGLIAVAMAAKMIALGEIDVAVAGGMESMSNAPYILPSARWGQRMFNFEAIDLMVHDGLWCAFYDRHMAVHGSEVAKEYGISRQAQDEWAYISQMRAKEAMEKGRLNDEIVKVEVPGKKGEVVVIEKDEQPRPNTTIEALSKLPPVFDANGTVTAGNAPGVNDGAGALVLMSREKARELGIKPLATYLNHAEVALDAKYIATAPGQAINKLLAKKGMKIEQIDLLEVNEAFAAVVLVSQKIAGYNLEKVNVNGGAVAFGHPIGASGARILMTLIYELRRRGGGTGIAAICSGAAQGDAMLIKVE from the coding sequence ATGAGAGAAGTAGTTATTGTAAGTGCGGCCCGAACACCCTTTGGGAAGTTTGGTGGAGGACTTTCGGCTTTAAAAGCGGTTGACCTGGGGGCAATAGCTATCAAGGCAGCGGTAGAGAGAAGCGGAGTAAGTCCGGAAGAGTTTGACTATGTTTACATGGGTCAGGTTTTACAGGGAGGAGCGGGTCAAATACCTTCCCGGCAGGCGGCAAGAAAAGCGGGTCTACCCTGGGAAGTTCCGTCAGTAACGGTAAATAAAGTATGTGCCAGCGGTTTAATCGCGGTAGCTATGGCGGCAAAGATGATTGCTTTAGGCGAAATTGACGTGGCAGTTGCAGGCGGAATGGAAAGCATGAGTAATGCCCCATATATATTGCCCAGTGCCCGCTGGGGACAGAGAATGTTTAATTTTGAAGCTATAGATTTAATGGTGCATGATGGTCTCTGGTGTGCTTTTTATGACCGGCACATGGCGGTTCACGGCTCGGAAGTTGCCAAGGAATATGGTATTTCCCGGCAAGCTCAGGATGAATGGGCATATATTAGTCAAATGAGGGCTAAAGAAGCAATGGAAAAAGGACGGCTGAACGATGAAATTGTCAAAGTTGAGGTACCCGGGAAAAAAGGAGAGGTTGTTGTCATTGAAAAAGATGAACAGCCGCGTCCCAATACAACGATTGAAGCTCTTTCTAAACTTCCGCCGGTTTTTGATGCCAACGGGACCGTTACTGCCGGAAATGCTCCCGGTGTAAATGATGGAGCAGGAGCTTTGGTCCTAATGAGTAGAGAAAAAGCCCGGGAACTTGGAATTAAACCTCTGGCGACTTACCTTAACCATGCCGAAGTAGCTTTAGATGCCAAATATATTGCAACTGCACCGGGACAGGCGATTAACAAGCTTTTAGCGAAGAAAGGAATGAAAATTGAACAAATAGATCTTTTAGAAGTTAATGAAGCTTTTGCGGCGGTAGTTTTGGTCAGTCAAAAAATTGCCGGGTATAACCTTGAAAAAGTTAATGTTAACGGTGGAGCTGTAGCTTTTGGTCATCCCATCGGTGCAAGCGGGGCCCGTATTTTAATGACCCTGATTTATGAGTTAAGACGTCGGGGTGGGGGAACAGGAATAGCTGCCATTTGCAGCGGAGCGGCCCAAGGGGATGCCATGTTGATTAAAGTGGAATAG
- a CDS encoding TetR/AcrR family transcriptional regulator, which yields MAKKSIDKYEAILDAAAKIIGEVGYHKAQISKIAREANVAEGTIYLYFKNKQDLLLSLFQKRYGEFISNLKVEIAAAKTPLDKLKKLITMHLENSEKDRNFAQVTQIELRQADRDLRQKLSELLKDYFYIIESVIEEGKEQGIFRKDISTKVIRRMIFGTLDETVSSWLLSSRRYSLAKLSDDVFQLFCYGIIKQNNE from the coding sequence ATGGCCAAAAAGAGCATAGATAAATATGAAGCTATCTTAGATGCTGCTGCAAAAATCATCGGGGAAGTTGGCTATCATAAAGCCCAAATTTCAAAAATAGCACGGGAAGCTAACGTAGCTGAAGGAACAATTTATCTTTATTTTAAAAATAAACAGGATTTACTTTTATCCCTTTTTCAAAAGAGATATGGGGAGTTTATTTCTAACTTAAAAGTCGAGATAGCTGCTGCTAAAACGCCACTTGATAAACTAAAAAAACTTATAACTATGCACTTGGAGAACTCCGAAAAGGACCGCAATTTTGCCCAGGTTACCCAGATTGAATTACGTCAGGCTGATAGAGATTTGCGGCAAAAATTGTCGGAGTTATTAAAGGATTATTTTTATATTATTGAAAGTGTCATAGAAGAAGGAAAAGAACAGGGAATTTTTCGTAAAGATATTTCTACAAAGGTCATTCGGCGGATGATTTTCGGAACTTTGGATGAAACAGTTTCTTCCTGGTTATTATCGTCCCGCCGTTATAGTCTGGCTAAACTTAGCGATGATGTTTTTCAACTGTTTTGCTACGGTATAATTAAGCAAAATAACGAGTAG
- a CDS encoding acyl-CoA dehydrogenase family protein, whose product MSEVLKGGEFLIKDAEPQSIFTPEDFTEEHRMMAKMVKDFINNEVLPKSEEIENQVEGVVPALLRKAGELGLLSVDIPEAYGGMELDKVSTVIVTENVSGQGSFATAHGAHTGIGTLPIVYFGTEEQKKKYLPGLASGEKLAAYCLTEPGSGSDALAAKTKAVLSEDGKYYILNGTKQFITNAGFADVFIVYAKVDGDKFTAFIVERDFPGVSFGPEEKKMGIKGSSTRQVILEDVKVPVENVLGEVGKGHVIAFNILNIGRFKLGAGCAGSCKLALSTAVKYANERSQFGQPIANFGLIKNKIGRMAAYTFAAESMVYRTAGMMDKILGDVKGKSGAEVAKGIEEYAIEYSINKVFASEALDFVVDETVQIFGGYGYTQEYPAERMYRDARINRIFEGTNEINRLIIPAQLLRKAQKGQLPLLAAVQKLMGEIVAPLPPVEDVSGLNREKEAISRAKKLALMAAGLAVQKFKEKIEQEQEVLGMIADMAIEIYAMESSYLRAVKTGSELQEKYVKIFVAESFAKIEKLAKDLLAYVSEGDEQRTYLAVVRKFAKLPPVNTIKLAREVAEVIIDNLGYKA is encoded by the coding sequence ATGTCTGAAGTTTTAAAAGGTGGCGAATTTTTAATTAAAGATGCTGAGCCTCAATCGATTTTTACACCGGAAGATTTTACCGAAGAGCACCGCATGATGGCAAAAATGGTTAAAGATTTTATTAACAATGAAGTATTGCCAAAAAGTGAAGAAATAGAAAATCAAGTTGAAGGTGTAGTTCCAGCATTATTGCGTAAAGCCGGGGAATTAGGACTTTTGTCGGTAGATATTCCCGAAGCATATGGTGGTATGGAACTGGACAAAGTAAGTACTGTTATTGTTACAGAAAATGTTTCTGGCCAGGGTAGCTTTGCCACAGCGCATGGGGCACATACCGGTATAGGTACTTTACCAATTGTATATTTCGGTACTGAGGAACAGAAGAAAAAGTACTTACCCGGACTTGCCAGCGGTGAAAAACTTGCAGCTTACTGTTTAACCGAGCCTGGTTCCGGTTCCGATGCTCTGGCAGCAAAAACTAAAGCTGTGTTAAGTGAAGATGGGAAATATTACATTTTGAACGGTACCAAACAGTTTATAACCAATGCGGGCTTTGCAGACGTATTTATTGTTTATGCCAAAGTTGATGGAGATAAGTTTACAGCTTTTATCGTGGAACGGGATTTTCCCGGGGTATCTTTCGGACCGGAAGAAAAGAAGATGGGTATTAAAGGGTCTTCTACCCGGCAGGTTATTTTAGAAGATGTCAAAGTTCCGGTGGAAAACGTTTTGGGCGAAGTTGGTAAAGGTCATGTAATTGCTTTTAACATTTTAAATATCGGGCGGTTTAAGCTTGGAGCTGGATGTGCTGGCTCCTGCAAATTAGCCTTAAGTACTGCTGTTAAGTATGCCAACGAAAGAAGTCAATTTGGTCAACCCATTGCCAACTTTGGTTTAATTAAGAACAAAATCGGCAGAATGGCAGCTTATACTTTTGCTGCAGAAAGTATGGTTTATCGCACTGCCGGAATGATGGATAAGATTTTAGGTGATGTTAAAGGCAAATCCGGTGCTGAAGTGGCTAAAGGCATTGAGGAATATGCTATTGAGTATTCTATAAACAAAGTGTTTGCTTCCGAAGCTTTAGATTTTGTAGTGGATGAGACCGTTCAAATTTTTGGCGGTTACGGCTATACCCAGGAATATCCGGCGGAAAGAATGTACCGGGATGCAAGAATTAACCGGATTTTTGAGGGTACCAATGAAATTAACAGGCTAATTATTCCGGCCCAGTTACTGCGAAAAGCCCAAAAGGGTCAGCTTCCGCTTCTGGCTGCTGTCCAGAAGTTGATGGGTGAAATTGTAGCTCCACTGCCGCCGGTGGAAGATGTGTCAGGACTTAACCGGGAAAAAGAAGCAATTAGCCGGGCTAAAAAGTTAGCTTTAATGGCTGCAGGGCTGGCAGTTCAGAAATTTAAGGAGAAAATTGAACAAGAACAGGAAGTTCTGGGAATGATAGCTGATATGGCAATTGAAATTTATGCTATGGAAAGCTCTTATTTAAGGGCTGTAAAGACCGGATCTGAATTGCAGGAAAAGTATGTTAAGATCTTTGTGGCTGAGAGCTTTGCTAAAATTGAAAAACTTGCTAAAGACCTCCTGGCGTATGTTTCCGAAGGAGATGAGCAGAGAACTTATCTGGCGGTGGTTAGAAAGTTTGCGAAACTTCCGCCGGTTAATACAATTAAGTTAGCCCGGGAGGTAGCAGAGGTTATTATTGATAACCTTGGCTATAAAGCTTAG
- a CDS encoding thiolase family protein, protein MREAVIVKALRTPVGKAPRGKLRNTRPEDLGALVIKEIINQTGINPEIIEDVIIGCAFPEAEQGMNLGRVVALRAGLPYSVPGVTVNRFCSSGLNAIADAAMKIMTGMSDVVIAGGIESMSMVPMGGNDLLPNPELMNVMPDAYLSMGLTAENVASRYNISREEQDEFAYKSHMKAKEAILGGKFKDEIVPVPVVEKIFDGKKVIEKTEMFEVDEGPRFDTTLEALARLKPVFRQGGTVTAGNSSQTSDGAAAALLMSAEKAEELGLKPIAVFRSFAVGGVEPEIMGIGPVVAIPKALKLAGITLDQVDVFELNEAFAAQALAVIKTLEIDPAKVNPNGGAIALGHPLGCTGAKLTATLLSEMQRRRAKYGVVSMCIGGGMGAAGVFELI, encoded by the coding sequence ATGCGTGAAGCGGTAATTGTAAAAGCATTAAGAACTCCGGTAGGAAAAGCTCCCAGGGGAAAACTAAGAAATACTCGCCCGGAGGATCTGGGAGCATTGGTTATAAAGGAAATTATCAACCAGACGGGAATTAACCCGGAGATTATTGAAGATGTTATCATTGGTTGTGCTTTTCCCGAAGCGGAACAGGGGATGAATTTAGGACGGGTGGTTGCTTTAAGAGCTGGTTTGCCCTACTCAGTTCCCGGTGTTACTGTTAACCGCTTTTGCTCTTCCGGTTTAAATGCCATTGCCGATGCGGCAATGAAGATTATGACCGGAATGAGCGATGTGGTAATAGCTGGCGGTATCGAAAGTATGAGTATGGTACCGATGGGCGGAAATGACCTTTTGCCCAACCCGGAATTAATGAATGTAATGCCCGATGCTTATCTCAGCATGGGTCTTACTGCTGAAAATGTGGCTTCTCGCTATAATATTTCCCGGGAAGAACAGGACGAGTTTGCCTATAAAAGTCACATGAAAGCAAAGGAAGCAATATTGGGCGGTAAATTTAAAGATGAAATTGTTCCGGTACCGGTAGTTGAAAAAATCTTTGACGGTAAGAAAGTTATTGAAAAAACCGAAATGTTTGAAGTAGATGAAGGTCCGCGCTTTGATACTACCCTTGAGGCTCTGGCCCGGTTAAAGCCGGTTTTTCGGCAGGGTGGTACGGTTACTGCAGGGAATTCTTCGCAAACCAGTGACGGTGCTGCTGCAGCCTTATTAATGTCGGCGGAAAAAGCCGAAGAGCTTGGCTTAAAACCAATTGCTGTATTTCGCTCCTTTGCCGTAGGCGGAGTGGAGCCGGAAATTATGGGTATTGGTCCTGTGGTAGCTATACCTAAAGCCTTAAAATTAGCCGGGATTACCTTAGATCAGGTCGACGTATTTGAGTTAAATGAAGCTTTTGCGGCTCAAGCACTGGCTGTAATAAAAACTTTAGAAATTGATCCTGCAAAAGTTAATCCCAACGGCGGTGCTATTGCCCTCGGTCACCCGCTGGGCTGTACCGGTGCTAAACTGACGGCAACTCTTCTTTCGGAAATGCAGCGGCGTAGAGCAAAATACGGTGTGGTTTCAATGTGTATCGGTGGCGGTATGGGAGCTGCCGGAGTCTTTGAATTAATTTAA
- a CDS encoding 3-hydroxyacyl-CoA dehydrogenase/enoyl-CoA hydratase family protein, producing the protein MRVYKINKVGVIGSGIMGSGIAALLTNAGIPVVLLDIVPFNLTPEEEKKGLTLESPEVRYRIVKGGLEAAKKASPAAFAVPENADLITIGNLEDDLHLLKDCDWVIEVVVENLEIKKNLFTKIAPYLKPTAIISTNTSGISVNKMVEHMPKEFRERFLGTHFFNPPRYMKLLEIIPGNETKPEIVDFMAKFGERVLGKGIVFAKDTPNFIGNRIGVYGILQIMKALEEGYTVEAIDALTGPVMGRPKSATFRTADLVGLDTLVHVAKNVYDNVTDPAEKELFRVPEFLEKMVANKLLGDKTGQGFYKKVKTEEGKEILSLDVKTLQYKPQEKVNYPSLEAAKAAEGLKAKLQTLISGKDEGAALVWRIMKKTLLYAASKIPEIADDIVNIDRAMRWGFNWQLGPFETWDAIGVEKTVARMREEGEVIPPIVEKLLAKGYKSFYKYEKGVTYYFDLATEDYKPVELPKEFYVIKDLKAQNKVIFENQGASLIDIGDDVALLEFHSKSNAIGDDILSMIRRATEEVSRNWRGLVIGNDGKNFSVGANLALILMTIEDEDWDELDYMVKTFQDSLLTLKYCDKPVVAAPFGMTVGGGCEVCLASDGIQAAAETYMGLVEVGVGLVPAGGGLKELVYRMTEYASDTGGWRVAGAVDYKPFIFRAFELAATARVSTSGQEAKKLGFLRPCDGVTMNRDYLIHDAKERVLYMSKMGYRPPVPKPVKVLGTSGYAALASVIHNMKEGNFITEYDAHIAKKIAYVLTGGNVHPGTYVTEQYLLDLEREAFLSLAGERKTQERIRHMLLKNKPLRN; encoded by the coding sequence ATGAGGGTGTACAAGATTAACAAAGTAGGGGTTATAGGTTCCGGGATAATGGGAAGCGGTATTGCCGCACTTTTAACCAATGCCGGTATCCCGGTGGTTTTGTTGGACATCGTACCTTTTAACTTGACCCCCGAAGAGGAAAAAAAGGGACTTACTTTAGAAAGTCCTGAGGTTCGGTACCGGATTGTTAAAGGGGGATTGGAAGCGGCGAAAAAAGCATCCCCGGCAGCTTTTGCCGTACCGGAAAATGCTGATTTAATTACTATTGGTAATTTAGAAGATGATTTACACCTGTTAAAGGACTGTGATTGGGTTATCGAGGTTGTGGTAGAAAACCTTGAGATTAAGAAAAATTTATTTACCAAGATTGCTCCCTATTTAAAGCCGACGGCAATCATCAGTACCAATACTTCCGGAATTTCCGTTAACAAAATGGTTGAACACATGCCCAAAGAGTTCCGGGAACGGTTCCTGGGAACGCACTTCTTTAACCCTCCTCGTTACATGAAGCTATTAGAAATCATCCCGGGAAATGAGACCAAACCGGAAATAGTGGATTTCATGGCTAAATTTGGCGAACGGGTACTGGGCAAAGGTATTGTTTTTGCCAAGGATACTCCGAACTTTATCGGTAACCGCATTGGAGTCTACGGGATTTTACAAATAATGAAAGCTTTAGAAGAAGGCTATACTGTAGAAGCAATCGATGCTCTTACCGGTCCTGTCATGGGCCGTCCGAAGAGTGCAACTTTCCGTACCGCTGATTTGGTTGGATTAGATACATTAGTTCACGTAGCAAAAAACGTTTATGATAATGTTACCGATCCTGCGGAAAAAGAACTTTTCCGGGTGCCGGAATTCTTAGAAAAAATGGTTGCCAATAAGCTTTTAGGGGATAAGACCGGTCAGGGATTTTACAAAAAAGTTAAAACCGAGGAAGGTAAAGAAATCTTAAGCCTGGATGTCAAAACTCTCCAATACAAGCCCCAGGAAAAAGTTAATTACCCATCGTTAGAAGCGGCTAAAGCAGCGGAAGGGTTAAAAGCCAAACTGCAAACCTTAATTTCTGGAAAAGATGAAGGGGCCGCTCTGGTCTGGAGAATAATGAAAAAGACCCTGCTGTATGCTGCATCTAAGATTCCCGAAATTGCCGATGATATTGTTAATATCGACCGGGCCATGCGCTGGGGCTTTAACTGGCAGTTGGGTCCCTTTGAAACCTGGGATGCTATTGGGGTAGAAAAAACTGTAGCCCGAATGAGGGAAGAAGGAGAAGTAATTCCGCCGATTGTGGAAAAGCTCCTGGCAAAAGGGTACAAGAGTTTCTACAAATATGAAAAGGGCGTGACTTACTACTTTGATCTTGCTACCGAAGATTATAAGCCAGTTGAGCTGCCGAAAGAATTTTATGTGATTAAGGACTTAAAAGCTCAAAATAAAGTTATTTTTGAAAATCAGGGAGCGTCGTTAATTGATATCGGGGATGATGTGGCTCTCTTGGAATTCCATTCCAAAAGCAACGCTATTGGTGATGACATACTTTCCATGATTAGAAGAGCTACCGAAGAGGTCAGCAGGAACTGGCGGGGTCTGGTTATTGGCAATGATGGCAAAAACTTTTCCGTGGGTGCTAACCTGGCTTTAATTCTCATGACCATTGAAGATGAAGATTGGGATGAATTAGATTACATGGTAAAGACCTTCCAGGACAGCCTCTTAACGTTGAAGTACTGCGACAAACCGGTGGTAGCTGCACCTTTTGGGATGACTGTGGGTGGTGGCTGCGAGGTTTGTTTGGCTTCCGATGGTATTCAGGCGGCAGCGGAAACGTACATGGGCTTAGTTGAAGTGGGAGTAGGCCTGGTACCAGCTGGCGGCGGACTTAAAGAGTTGGTCTACCGCATGACCGAATACGCCAGCGATACCGGTGGCTGGAGAGTAGCCGGAGCGGTAGATTACAAGCCGTTTATCTTTAGAGCTTTTGAACTGGCGGCAACCGCACGCGTATCTACCAGCGGTCAGGAAGCAAAAAAACTCGGCTTCTTGAGACCCTGTGATGGTGTCACGATGAATCGGGATTATCTCATTCATGATGCCAAAGAACGGGTTCTTTATATGTCGAAGATGGGTTACCGTCCGCCGGTTCCCAAGCCCGTAAAAGTTTTAGGTACCTCCGGTTATGCAGCTTTAGCTTCGGTTATTCACAATATGAAAGAAGGCAATTTCATTACTGAATACGATGCTCATATTGCCAAGAAGATTGCCTATGTTTTAACCGGTGGAAATGTCCATCCGGGAACCTATGTAACTGAACAGTATCTCTTAGATTTGGAAAGGGAAGCGTTTTTAAGTTTAGCCGGCGAACGGAAAACACAGGAACGGATTCGCCATATGCTTCTTAAAAATAAACCGCTTAGAAATTAG